In one Thunnus maccoyii chromosome 12, fThuMac1.1, whole genome shotgun sequence genomic region, the following are encoded:
- the si:dkeyp-68b7.12 gene encoding rho GTPase-activating protein 30 isoform X2: protein MRRNRRKGGNKEKVFGCDLLEHLTATSQEIPQVLRCCSEFVEHHGIVDGIYRLSGVSSNIQKLRNEFENDANPDLNKDVYLQDIHCVSSLCKAYFRELPNPLLTYQLYDKFAEAVAIQLEEERLVKIKDVLKELPSQHYRTLEFLMCHLVKMASFSSETNMHARNLAIVWAPNLLRSKDIEATGFNGTAAFMEVRVQSIVVEFILTHVSQLFPEQGVSSERRNSLPSPSAMPIQAEGLFKSIPTHPHANYGNLSPGDGPLPIRPYHAIIEGTDKRKGSLKGRKWMSIFNIGGRFPDPRRRHKHSAKEKERPTLRPARSMDSLSSPCFPEGARHPSQRPPSTNMSPLVAPSTQSGSEAPAPTGAMGGSEYAVTYRRGTGLVSGGAGVQGTYTALDPEGLGLTSNDVVQSRSPGLSTKVGRRAAMHITGPTIVTVPLHITSNLALGVLQGGGGDRIIHRARDKDGGDRVECKEGGEKVERQESGETERKVEEVRKVGEEDKNHRGGETDREGVMDGEEDTVADIASEEKVGEKEEEEKEEEKEEDVREEWKLKQRPKSLTSNVEEDNDDHREEDQDVDENSEYMEMKEFQSEVTHRDNDCALDASDVLNSTEVEEDDHELSGYVQDSFEFLDHMDCSVPYQVNEFSVEPPGHWDDDYEVMEQAQAYHHPAELQKQLQPDPETHTQSQTQLNSHRPLSLDIDSRHAKSLSLPYMTSPIHGPEESEESEEEYSDDHEYNSEEDEHMFMKSLPADFILNDYETHSCTLDEVPVDQSKRESESLHPEYSACEETTAGDQEQGEIKDEEEGEGDKDGQEREEVTKKEEEDTVHQGRDQPERNMQRATEVDLSATEDAWCDEVKLPPSEASTHCCVEFPLPRIEDTDESSTMADTKADEENEVVDNLHSDYPPCDTDSCDTQKETADVSAASRDFSERATEQFNSCVIGGKKEGEGDDGEDRKIDKEIEDICRERERKESRSETTVDIEMALEIKQSDEGMYEEPTGGDSEEIADKKHEEKMEENGKQQHKALCKTSCKIWDELEDVICEVIEDEESKQGERKGVRDGVEEGAVVEDVDQIAMVFGEKMAKVEEKVINKTEDKIEVVEEPRETAKEKHKDAETQQEFEEKETYLPKRSELGKEIQEKHVGKEEAQDHDREEVEHKENNDKDKANEQLTFPPSIDKKDKRQKEVKSNIRESKEGWKCEESQGGVGRKLVISKQSPIKIYQVKAVPVVPPKPQHCKMTALTIRQQQQERERRDAACMLKVPTEGEQGKDGDLEHEGKGKKELLRVGEKDRERRRDGDEGATRDTARNSPLSLCFDEAVAMVTMRREKEKECEKEKERQRDWGSEVQ from the exons ATGCGGAGAAATCGGAGAAAAGGTGGGAACAAAGAGAAGGTGTTTGGATGTGATCTGCTGGAGCACCTGACAGCCACCTCTCAAGAGA TTCCTCAGGTCTTGCGATGCTGCAGTGAGTTTGTTGAGCATCATGGAATCGTGGACGGGATCTACAGATTATCTGGAGTATCGTCCAACATACAGAAACTGAG GAATGAGTTTGAGAACGACGCGAATCCAGATCTGAACAAAGATGTCTACCTGCAGGACATCCACTGTGTCAGCTCTCTGTGTAAAGCGTATTTCAGAGAGCTGCCGAACCCTCTGCTCACATACCAGCTCTACGACAAGTTTGCT GAGGCTGTGGCCAtccagctggaggaggagaggctggTGAAAATCAAAGATGTGCTGAAAGAACTACCAAGTCAACATTACAG GACTTTGGAGTTTTTGATGTGCCATCTTGTCAAAATGGCCTCGTTCTCCTCCGAGACCAACATGCACGCCAGGAACCTGGCCATCGTCTGGGCTCCTAATCTGCTCAG GTCAAAGGACATTGAGGCTACAGGGTTTAACGGCACAGCTGCCTTCATGGAGGTCAGAGTCCAGTCCATCGTGGTGGAGTTCATCCTCACACACGTCTCTCAGCTGTTTCCTGAACAag GTGTATCATCTGAAAGAAGAAACTCCCTCCCTTCTCCTTCAGCGATGCCCATTCAGGCGGAAGGTCTTTTCAAGTCCATTCCCACTCATCCTCACGCCAACTATGGAAACCTCAGCCCGGGAGATGGTCCTCTTCCTATACGACCTTACCACGCTATAATAGAGGGCACTGACAA GAGGAAAGGATCCCTCAAGGGAAGGAAGTGGATGTCCATCTTCAACATCGGAGGACGATTCCCCGACCCAAGGCGAAGGCACAAACACTCAGCTAAAG AGAAAGAACGACCTACTTTGAGACCAGCAAGAAGCATGGATTCCCTCAGCTCCCCGTGCTTTCCAGAAG GTGCAAGACATCCTTCCCAACGCCCTCCTTCCACCAACATGTCTCCCCTCGTGGCCCCGTCCACCCAGTCTGGCTCAGAGGCTCCGGCACCTACTGGTGCGATGGGTGGCAGTGAATATGCTGTGACCTACCGCAGGGGAACAGGACTAGTAAGCGGGGGTGCGGGGGTCCAGGGCACCTATACTGCCCTTGACCCTGAAGGTTTAGGGCTCACAAGCAACGATGTTGTCCAGTCCAGATCTCCGGGACTCTCTACTAAAGTAGGCCGAAGAGCAGCTATGCACATCACAGGGCCCACAATCGTTACAGTGCCCCTGCATATCACCTCTAACCTGGCGTTAGGTGTGCTGCAAGGAGGCGGGGGCGACAGGATCATCCACCGCGCCAGGGATAAAGATGGAGGGGACAGGGTGGAATgtaaagagggaggagagaaggtgGAGAGGCAGGAAAGCGGAGAAACGGAAAGGAAGGTGGAAGAGGTTAGGAAGGTTGGTGAAGAGGACAAAAATCACAGGGGGGGAGAAACAGACAGGGAAGGAGTCATGGACGGAGAAGAGGATACAGTGGCAGATATTGCTAGTGAGGAAAAGgttggagagaaagaggaggaggagaaggaagaagaaaaggaagaagacgTGAGAGAAGAATGGAAACTGAAGCAACGACCCAAAAGTCTGACATCCAACGTGGAGGAAGACAATGATGACCATAGGGAAGAGGACCAAGATGTTGATGAAAACAGTGAATACATGG aaatgaaagaatttCAGTCAGAGGTGACTCATCGTGACAATGACTGTGCGTTAGATGCTTCTGACGTACTCAACTCtacagaggtggaggaggacgACCACGAACTGTCTGGCTACGTTCAAGATAGCTTTGAATTTCTGGACCACATGGACTGCAGTGTGCCCTATCAG GTGAATGAGTTCTCCGTTGAACCTCCTGGTCACTGGGATGATGACTATGAAGTCATGGAACAAGCTCAGGCTTACCATCATCCCGCAGAGCTACAGAAACAACTTCAGCCAGACCCcgaaacacacactcagagtcAAACTCAATTAAATTCACACAGGCCGCTCAGCCTCGACATAGACAGCCGACACGCTAAATCCCTCAGTTTGCCTTATATGACCTCACCTATCCATGGACCGGAGGAGTCCGAAGAGTCTGAAGAGGAGTACTCTGATGATCATGAGTACAATAGTGAGGAAGATGAGCACATGTTTATGAAAAGCCTTCCTGCCGATTTCATTTTAAACGATTATGAAACACACAGTTGCACTCTTGATGAAGTTCCTGTAGATCAGTCAAAAAGAGAATCTGAGTCGTTGCACCCTGAATATTCTGCCTGTGAAGAAACAACTGCTGGAGATCAGGAGCAGGGAGAAAttaaagatgaagaagaaggtGAGGGAGATAAAGAtggacaggagagagaggaggtaacgaagaaggaagaggaagatacAGTTCACCAGGGACGAGACCAACCAGAGAGAAATATGCAAAG AGCGACAGAGGTAGATCTCAGTGCCACGGAGGATGCTTGGTGTGATGAAGTAAAACTTCCCCCTTCAGAGGCATCAACACACTGCTGCGTGGAGTTTCCACTGCCAAGGATTGAAGACACTGATGAATCGAGCACTATGGCTGACACGAAGGCTGACGAAGAGAATGAAGTGGTTGATAATCTTCACAGTGATTATCCACCTTGTGACACAGATTCTTGTGATACACAGAAAGAAACTGCTGACGTTTCAGCAGCGTCCAGAGACTTTTCTGAAAGGGCAACAGAACAGTTTAATTCATGTGTTATAgggggaaagaaagagggagagggcgATGATGGAGAGGACAGGAAGATAGATAAGGAGATAGAGGACATATGtcgagaaagagaaagaaaggaaagcagATCTGAGACAACTGTGGATATAGAAATGGCtctggaaataaaacaaagtgatgaGGGCATGTACGAAGAGCCCACAGGGGGAGACAGTGAAGAAATAGCTGACAAAAAACATGAGGAAAAGATGGAGGAAAATGGCAAACAGCAGCACAAGGCACTTTGTAAAACAAGCTGCAAAATTTGGGATGAACTTGAGGATGTTATATGTGAAGTGATCGAGGATGAAGAAAGTAAGCAGGGTGAAAGGAAGGGTGTTAGAGACGGTGTTGAGGAGGGAGCTGTTGTAGAGGATGTAGACCAGATAGCAATGGTTTTTGGGGAGAAAATGGCGAAGGTTGAGGAAAAAGTGATTAACAAAACTGAAGATAAAATAGAGGTTGTGGAGGAACCGAGGGAGACAGCTAAAGAAAAGCACAAGGATGCAGAGACGCAGCAAGAGTTTGAGGAAAAAGAGACTTACTTACCAAAGAGAAGTGAATTAGGAAAAGAAATCCAAGAGAAGCATGTAGGCAAAGAAGAAGCACAAGATCATGACAGGGAAGAAGTGGAACATAAAGAGAACAATGACAAAGACAAAGCTAATGAGCAACTTACATTCCCGCCAAGCATAGATAAAAAGGATAAACGACAAAAAGAGGTCAAGTCAAATATTAGAGAATCAAAAGAGGGCTGGAAGTGTGAGGAGAGCCAGGGAGGAGTTGGAAGGAAGCTGGTCATCTCCAAACAGTCTCCAATTAAAATTTACCAAGTAAAAGCGGTGCCGGTGGTGCCACCGAAGCCGCAGCACTGCAAAATGACCGCCCTGACCAtccggcagcagcagcaagaacGAGAGAGGAGAGACGCCGCTTGCATGCTGAAAGTCCCAACAGAAGGAGAACAGGGGAAAGATGGAGACTTGGAGCATGAGGGCAAGGGGAAAAAGGAGCTGCTCAGGGTAGGGGAGAAAGatagggagaggaggagggacggGGATGAAGGTGCCACGAGGGACACGGCTAGAAACAGTCCCCTCAGCTTGTGTTTCGATGAGgcggttgccatggtaaccatgaggcgagaaaaggagaaagagtgtgagaaggagaaagagaggcagagggatTGGGGAAGTGAAGTGCAGTGA